In Amia ocellicauda isolate fAmiCal2 chromosome 3, fAmiCal2.hap1, whole genome shotgun sequence, the DNA window CTGCCCGGGGCTCTGGACGGCATTGTGTACTACCTGAGACCCGACTGGTCCAAACTGGCAGAGCCGCAGGTCAGAGCGAGAGAGGGGGAGCGCTGCACTGTGTAGCTCCATTGTGTAGATTGTGTTGTGTAACTGTACATTGTAGCTCATTGTGTAgatgtgttgtgttgctgtgcaGGTGTGGATCGACGCTGGCACTCAGATCTTCTTCTCGTACGCCATCGGCCTGGGAGCGCTGACCGCACTGGGCAGCTACAACCGCTTCCACAACAACTGCTACCAGTGAGTCACAGGGGACTGAACCGGGCTGGAccgggctggactggactggggtCTGTGGGACTGAACAGGGCTGTGAGGGACTGGACCGGACTGGGGGTCTGTGGGACTGGTCCGGGCTGGACAGGGCTATGGGTCTGTGAGACTGGACAGGGCTGTGGGACTGGATAGGACTGGACAGGGCTGTGGGTCTGTGCTGGACAGTGTGGGACTGGGTAGGACTCGACCCGGCTATGGGTCTGTGTATGACAGTGTGGGACTGGACCGAGCTGTGAGGACTGTATCGgactatacactgcactgcactgtgtctgtactggaCTGGTCAGTTCTGTGGGTCTTTGGAATGTACTCCCTCAATAGACAGGTGGACAAGGGCCACTCTGGGCCCAATTCAATTCAGACAAGCCGTTTATTGAGCTCTACCTCAGTTCTGTGGACATGGCCAGGTGGGGGGGGCGTTTCTAAAGAACACTCTGTCATAGAGGATTTCTCCCTACATCGATGAGGTCACTAATGCTTCCCAATCGTATCAcacacttaagaacataagaacatgagaaagtgtccaatcaagaggaggccattcgccccatcgtgctcgtttggtgtccattaataactcagtgatcaaggatcctatccagtctgtttttgaatgttcccaaattgtctcttcagccacatcgctggggagtttgttcagattgtgacgcctctctgtgtgaagaagtgtctcctgttttctgtcttgaatgccttgaagcccaatttccatttgtgtccccgggtgcgtgtgtccctgctgatctggaaaagctcctctggtctgatgtggtcgatgcctttcatgattttgaagacttggatcaagtccccacgtagtctcctctgttccagggtgaaaaggttcaggtcctcagtctctcagtaggacattcccttcagacctggaataagtctggttgctctcctctgaactgcctctagagcagcgatatctttcttgaagtgtggagcccagaactgtccacagtatccagatgagctctaactagtgcattgtacagtctgaacatcactgcccttgttctcaattctacacttttgacaatataccctaacatcctgtttgccttttttattgcttccccacattgtttggatggagaaagtgaggagtccacatagactcctaggtctttctcatgcgttacttcatctagttctattcctcccatagtgtaattatagtggacatttttgttacctgcatgtattaccttgcacttgtccacattgaatttcatctgccaggtgtcggcccacacctgaatattatctaagtccctctgaatagcctgtgctgccgagattgtatctgctgagccacctattttagtatcatctgcaaatgtgacaagtttgctaactatcccagagtccagatcattaatatagattagaaaaagcacaggccctagtactgatccctgtggaactccactaacaacctcactccagttagaagcgactcctctaatcaacaccctctgcttcctagacatcaaccagttcataatccatctacttacattaccctgaatgcctacagcttccaatttgagaatcagtctttggtgtggaaccttatcaaaagctttttggaaatctaagtatatcagatcatatgctttcacgtgatctacagctgcagttggaTGTTCAATaaatctaataaattagtaagacatgatctgcctcgtctaaacccatgttgactatctccaagaatatggttttcattgagatgctcctctattttctgtctaatcatttcacaggtgatgcaggtgagactgattgatctgtaatttcctggctcagttttgtcctctttcttgtggattgggatgacatttgctgtcttccagtcagttggcacatcccctgttctaagtgtcatttggaataattgagttagcggcctataaataatttccctaatttctttaagtactgttggacatatcccatctggcccaggtgatttgtttgtttttaattctgcttgtccctttagtacctcctcctcatttatcctgatctctcttagggtttgactggactgattgttaacctgtgacatgtcatctgttttttcttttgtaaaaacctctgtgaaatactcatttagaacatttgccacatcttgttcgttttccaagatacctctatttttgccctttatctgtttcacttcctcctttactgaccgcttgctgttgtaatattgaaaaaagctctttgcattagttttatctccaagagctgtttctttctatttccctctttgctttcctgatcccttccttaatatctctttgcagctcaacatatactttgtattttgtttagtctccatcccttttgtatgcgctatacaacaagTTTttgtacaaattgctcctgagcctcaagtagtatatccttaaaatatacccatccattttcaactgactctgtatccagtgtgctccagtctaactcttctaagtgccgcctcataccttcaaggtttgcttttctaaaattgtagaccattgtgttagacttggaccttgttttttgaaagaatgcctcaaagctaaccatattgtgatcaaaatttgccattggttctgtaactagtgtccctctgactctgtcttggtcatttgaaaagatcaagtcaatgcatgcactctctctggttggttccctgacaaattgagttagaaagcagtcatttaccatctcaaccatttctatttctgtgtctgtagtccccactggtctgtcccagtctatgtttgggaaattgaaatcccccattataacagccacatccttgctacatgcagtcctgattacactgtacaatgcagcatcttgcTGCTCCTCTGTCCTCCGTTCTCTATGTGTCCTTGGACGAAAATGCTTCTCTAACGATCAGCTCCACAGACCCACAGCCCGGTCCAATCCTGCTGCAATCCGCTGCAACCATGATGCAAATAGACTGTATTTGCCAACTAGACAGGACACTGTCCCAGATCAGTGTAAGGCTGAACAGGGCGGTGCTGGACTGGACAGCGCCATGTCTGTATTGGACCATGGTTCTGTGTAGCACTGTATGagccctcctctccctctctctctctctctctctctctcagagacgCCTATGTCCTGGCCCTGATCAACAGTGGCACCAGTTTCTTCTCTGGCTTCGTGGTGTTCTCAGTGCTGGGCTTCATGGCTGCCGAGCAAGGCGTCGACATCGCCAGGGTGGCAGAGTCCGGTGAGAGATggcctgagtgtgtgtgtgtgtttgtgtgtgtgtctctgtgtgtgtgtgtgtgtcagtgtgtctgtgtcagtgtgagtgtgtgtgtgtgtgtgtgtgtgtgtgtgtcagtgtgagtgtgtgtgtgtgtgtgtgtgtgtgtgtgtgtgtcagtgtgagtgtgtgtgtgtgtgtgtcttgctcTCCGTCTGTCTCCTCTCAGTATCTTCTGTGCCGCTGTCTCATCGACTGATACCCTGATTGATTGATACCCCTCCAGGGCCCGGGCTGGCGTTCATCGCGTACCCCAAGGCTGTGACCCTGATGCCCATGGCGCCACTCTGGGCGGCGCTCTTCTTCTTCATGCTGCTGGTCCTGGGGCTGGACAGCCAGGTAACTGCCCCAAACTGCCCAAAATAACCCCAATAATACCACTTCTGCCTCAAACAGCCCTCAATATTACCTAAACTGCCCCCAATATCACCCCAACTGCCCCAAACTTCCCCCTAATATTACCTCTACTGCCCAAAACTGGCCCCAATAATACCACTTCTGCCCTAGTCTGTCCCCTATATTACCCATACTTTACCCATAATGCCCCCAGTATTACCAGTATTGCTCCACACTGCCCTGACTGCCTCTCTCAGTTCGTAGGGGTGGAGGGCTTCATCACTGGGGTCATGGACATGCTGCCCGATTCGCTGGCGGGGTCTGTCCGTCGCGAGGTCGTCGTGGCGATCTgctgcctcacctgtttcatcATCGACCTCTCCATGGTAACTGAGGTAAGGGCGGGGCAGGCGTCTGAGGACcgtgacctctgacctttgaCACGCAGACAATGCACCTGTGGAGAAACAGCACTGACACAGACCTGTTCTCTTCccctcactctgtctctctctccccctcactctctcccccacccctgctccctcgctccctctctctctgtgcagggaGGGATGTATGTGTTTCAGCTGTTTGATTATTACTCGGCCAGCGGGATCACTCTGCTCTGGCAGGCCTTCTGGGAGTGTGTGGTGGTGGCCTGGGTCTATGGTAAGAGCGCCCACTGCCTGCGGGGCAGACACTGCAGCTCAGGGCAGAGGGGGGagccgacacacacacaagagccACAACCCCAGGGCCACAACAAgtaggcagtgtgtgtgtgtgtgtgtgtgtgtgtgtgtgtgtgtgagagtctaACATGGATTATACTgatcctcttctctctctctccctccctccatccctccctctctctctcttgctctccctctccctccctctctctcctcctctccctgtcTCCAGGGGCAGACCGGTTCATGGATGATATTGCCCGTATGATCGGGTATCGGCCCCTGCCCTTCATGAAGTGGTGCTGGGCGTACATCACCCCCTGCCTGTGTGTGGTGAGCGAACCGCACTGCCCACCCCacgtctccctctgtctccatcaagtcaattcaattcaaatttaAATCACAGAGACGTTTTGGCAGGACTTACTGAGCTCAGTGATGCCAACGCAATGACAGACAGGCCCAGAGCTCAGGATACAGGGATCATGCATTTCATATTTACAGACATTATGAGTAACATTATTGTCCACACCGTGTCGATGTACCTCAGATACTGCAGCCCACAGTCGCACTGCCACACTGccctgcacagacacagagcccTCGGCACCTGGCACCCCAGACAGAGGTCCCCACTTCTGTGTCTGATTAGGGTGCAGGACGTCGGGCTCTCTGGGGCGCAGGGAGCAGCAGGGGGAAGCAGCCCTGCTCAGCAGCCCTGGCGCTCCTCTCTGTCCCCCCAATTAATTGTTGTAACTGTGTATACTGCAGGTTATAGTCAATGCAGTAGAGCAGTAATGCAGCACAGAGCAGGATGCAGTAATGCATCATAGAGCAGGTttgcacgatgggtcgaatggcctcctcttttttgtaaactttcttagtAATGCAACACAGAGCAGTAATGTAGTAATGCAGCGCAGAGCAGTAATGCAGTAATGCAGCGCAGGGCAGTAGGGAGGTGTACGTTGCTGTTAGGGGGTACAGAAGGAGCACAAACTGATACACACCTGCATTCTCATGCCCACCTGCCCCCCCAGGGTATCTTCCTGTTCCATGTGGTGAACTACCAGCCCCTGTCCTTCGGCACGGCCTACGTGTACCCGCGCTGGGGCGAGGCGCTGGGCTGGGCGCTGGCGCTGGCGTCCATGCTGTGCATCCCGGTCAGCGTCGCATACAAACTGCTGCGCTGCAAGGGCTCCTTCACCGAGGTACACACTGACCGcctgcgtatgtgtgtgtgtgtgacagtgtgactaTTTtagtgtctgcgtgtgtgtatgtcagtgacagtgacagtgtatgtgtgtgtgtgtttgtgtgtgtgtgtgtcagtgtgaaagtgtgtgtgtgtcagtgacagtgtgtgtgtctcctcagCGCTGGCAGCACctcacagccccagtgtggggACGGCACCATGTGGAGTACCTGGCGTCGGAGTCCGAGGCCAAACTGCTGCCCCCCCAAGGCCAGGACAAGACCACCCTGCTCTTCGAGAGCGTCATCTAGCGTCATCACCGGGGCAGCACCCCCGACCCATCGCTCTGTCTCTACTTTACTCTCTGTCACTGTCAGTCTCTCCATCCATctctccatccatccatccctctctctctctctctctctctctctctctctctgtctgtccatcccccgtgtctctccctctctgtctgtggtGTCTGTGCAGTGCCGGTGCGTCCCGTGTTGCAGTGTGGTGAACAAGCTGTGctagtgtgtgctgtgctgtaggcGTGTTGTCatgctgtgtgcgtctctctgtgccaccctgtgtgtgtgtgtgtgtgtgtgtgtgtgtgtgtgtgtgtgccctttctccatctctctctcagcagGGAAACACAAGCACAGTACTAAGAGAGAATCAAGTCTGGTTTTTAACTGGTAGAGTATTGACATTTTAAAGGGATTTAGAgggattttaataaatacattcaaaattaataataatcataattagagACACAAGTAGACAATGCTGTGTGATTCTGATTTTGTTGCTCACTGGCAAATGATCTTACTCTAATTGCACTGattgattattttttctaattcAATTTATCTAAAGAATTATAATACTTTTGTAGTTTTTAAATCACGCGACCAGACCGTGTTGTCTGTTAGTATTCTCTGGATTCTGCTGCTTTGCTGTTTTGTAAATTCTCAGCCAGGTTTAAGGTGGTCTGAGCACAGGCATACTGGGGTACCTGTCtgtatctgtgagtgtgtgtgtctgtaagtctgtgtgtttgtgtttgtgtttgtgtgagtatgtgtgtatgtgtgtctgtgtgtgtttgccctGTGCAGCACGGTGCTCTGTCCGCACTCCTGTATCTCAGTCTCAGTTCAAACCCGGCTGGATCGTGTCTTTAAATGCCCCGTGTGCCAGGACCCCCACTCCCCTGCGTATGGCCGCACGGTCCATCTGTATTTACAACCCTCCGCTGGCCGGAGTCCAGGGCGTCAGGGCGTCTTCCAGGTCCCGTACTCCGCCCCTGCCCCCTGCCCCTCACACACTGCAGATCgcctatcaatcaatcaatcaatcaatcaaatcatGTATTTAAGAGCTAGACACTCTGAGATAGGACAGAACCTTGAACGTCTTACCAAAGGCGCTacataaacaaaattaactatttgtattattaataatattattattagaccATAATAACTGTATATGTCTAAACTTAGCGCAGACTATTTGACAATCTGAGGTTTCCCTCATTATTCCTCCGACCAATGTGACTGAGATCAACCAACCAGCTGTCTGTCAGAGAGCTGGGAGCCAATCAGGACACAGGGCCTTAAACAGCACAAGACGGTCCAAAGCACTTCGAAGTACAACCAGACgcctaaattaataaataaagaaataattaaaaatcctGAAATCCACACAGAGATTCAGGGAAAGCTTTGTTTTCATaactctctcagacacacagtCAGCATTTAACAGCTGCCAACTTCTTTCTTCCGTCCCTTCTTGGCCTCAAGGGAATTAGCTCCTTTAGCCCCTGAGAGGCCAGGCAGACCTGAGGGCCCTGTGCTCACATCCTAATCCCAAATTAATTTGGTAAAGCCACCTCGAGCTATTTCTCCTCAATGCCAAATccttagagagagagatgggggtttATTCTAAACCCTCCCCCAGTCCCTTTGTATATCACCAGTGCCTCTCTTAATTGGTATTGTTGTCCCCTGTATATACATTGCCCGTATGATTGGCCTGTCAAactgccccccctcccctcaaTTCAAATTAGCTTGATTGGCCGGACTAATTGAgctcagtgttgccaaagcattgaCACCTGTGTCTAGAGCTCAAGAACAATAAATACAGGGATTATACACAGTCACACGCTGCAAGGAGACCCCACCCTACAAGACCACCCCGTGCAGGGTGTGTGTTACCTGGGGGgctgaggggaggggagggaagggagTTGAAGGACAGGgatgcctctctgtgttgtAAATACAGTTCAGACCTCTTGGGGGGGCGCCATCATGGATTGTGTGAGAAAATGtctattgtttgttttctttataccAAAAACAAGAACTGCAGTTGTGAAGGTGTTGAGTCTGCGCTGGAGTTCGGTGGGTCAGTGATCTGGGAGCAACAGGGACGGGACAATGTGGTCTGATATTTAAAGTAGAGTGATGCCAAGTAAAGCCAGAGCAATAAATGATGTAATGAAGAGCCCCGCCTCACGTCTTTCATTAATCCCGCGCTGCACAACTGAGCTGTTTCATTGAGCTGGCCCCCCGGGGCCCGAGTCCCCTGGGAGAAAGGGCAGAGTGGGGGCCGAGTGGCAGTGCCACGTTTGCAGGGAGGGATAGAGGGCTGGTGGAAAGGAGGGAACAaatggagggaaggagggatggagattaatgtattgtttgctTATTAGTTTAAACCCCCTGTACCCCAAAAAAGAAGAGCAAAACAGTGAAAGGCTGCAACAACagatttaattgaaaaaatatatacagctgaCACACATGGTgatgtctcacacacacacagacacacacacgctgactgtcacagcacacacacacacacacacacactgacagtcacagcgcacacaccacacacacactgactcactgttcacacacaccacacacagtcacagttcgcacacacacacattaacacataaCGAGGACACGCCCCCCCATCTGCAGGATCCTGGAGAGTCCAGGATGACCCGTGTAGAGCAGCCAGGACTGGGGGGCTCCCCCAGGGCTGGACTGGGACACCCCTGGTCCCCAGACTCCTCCCACAGCCCGGGACGTGGAGGAAGAGGGGCCACAGTGCAGGGGCCGACCCTGTCAGGGGCGCTGGTACCGGGTGTGGGAGGCTGTTTAATTATAACAGGTTAGGAGGGGCCTCAGCTCAGGGACACGGGTTCTCAGACACATTGCTGCACtctatcctctctctctctctctcaaattcaaattcaaattcaaaggtgctttattggcatgaccgatcacaatattgccaaagcagatacaaatgttctatcaaacaagacaaacaaaGCATGACCAGATACAGTGGAACGAACATCATACTCACAAGTAGAATATAAACCATATCTGGTGTATGTATCAAAATCTGTGCTGTGACAATCATGACACCAAAGAAGGCAATGAACCCGACTGTTTCTGTTTTGCCTTACAATGGAGTCACGCAGGCGTCTCACTCTGTCCCGCAGGCTGTGCAGGGGACACACACTGGGCTGCTGTAATGGCCgttgctcctcctctcccagcaagATGGGGAGTGTGCAGCTTTCGGGAGCACAGAGCTCAGGGGTTTGCACTGTGAATTGTATTAAGTAGGTCTCTCTGATTTGtgcatattgttgttgttttggtcattgtgtctCGGGGCTCTGTGTgtccggggctctgtgtgtcCGGGCTCTGTGTGTCCGGGTTCTGCCAGCAGGCCCAGGGGTCCGTGTCTGGGCAGAGCTGGGTACTCAGTAGGGCCTCGTACTGGCAGGACTGGGGCTCTGCTGTGTTCAGGTGCAGCCAGAGCTCAGCTGCTCGTTTGTGTGGCTGTGTGCCGAGGGAAGAGCCCCAGTCCTGCTCTGCAGGTGGTGTGGAGGCAGTTCTGTGCACGTGTCAGATGTGTTtaataaattctaggtggaatatttctgtgggcttttgtcccagtttttattattgaggttcatgaggggaccccacacttcgctcccatatagcagcattggttggatgatggagttgaatatttgaatacaaatacttattggtattgttgttttattgttttattcatgtctttatggcataaaatgcccacCACGCCTCGTCTTTTAGTGCGTtaatagccaggctgaagctccctgacgcactgatgctCAGGCCCAGGTGTGTGCAGCTTGTGCCTGTGCTCTAGGGGGGTGAGTCCTAGACTGAAGTGATATCTGTGTCCCTGAGATCTGTCTCTCTTCTGGagaaccataactctggtcttgtccagattgactgccagggcccaggtctaACAGTGCTGCTCCAGCAGGGCCCGGTTCTGCTGCAGcacctgctctgtgggcgacagcaggacCAGGTCGTCTGTAGAGCAGGAAGTGGATCTCTGTGTCGTGGAGAGCGAGGCCGGGGCATCAGACTGCTCGACACTGTGGCACCTCACTGCTGAACAGTGTTGGGCTCAgacagcagccctgcctcac includes these proteins:
- the LOC136730191 gene encoding sodium- and chloride-dependent creatine transporter 1 isoform X2, translated to MKQGGVSAWNIAPLFKGLGLASMVIVFFCNTYYIMILVWGLYYLLHSFSSPLPWATCGNAWNSANCTQSFRDPCANRSLPLLSSSSAPSLNLSLSLSSTPSLSLLNLSCEEAEGQRSPIIEFWEHKVLRLSGGLEEPGRVNGEMTLCLLATWVIVYFCIWKGVKSTGKVVYFTALFPYLVLVVLLAHGVTLPGALDGIVYYLRPDWSKLAEPQVWIDAGTQIFFSYAIGLGALTALGSYNRFHNNCYQDAYVLALINSGTSFFSGFVVFSVLGFMAAEQGVDIARVAESGPGLAFIAYPKAVTLMPMAPLWAALFFFMLLVLGLDSQFVGVEGFITGVMDMLPDSLAGSVRREVVVAICCLTCFIIDLSMVTEGGMYVFQLFDYYSASGITLLWQAFWECVVVAWVYGADRFMDDIARMIGYRPLPFMKWCWAYITPCLCVGIFLFHVVNYQPLSFGTAYVYPRWGEALGWALALASMLCIPVSVAYKLLRCKGSFTERWQHLTAPVWGRHHVEYLASESEAKLLPPQGQDKTTLLFESVI
- the LOC136730191 gene encoding sodium- and chloride-dependent creatine transporter 1 isoform X1, with the protein product MSPEMEQHSPGGGAERRGEEAGGEDRAVVTPLVVPVPGEPGGAGPERETWARQMDFIMSCVGFAVGLGNVWRFPYLCYKNGGGVFLIPYTLIVFIGGVPVFFLEIALGQFMKQGGVSAWNIAPLFKGLGLASMVIVFFCNTYYIMILVWGLYYLLHSFSSPLPWATCGNAWNSANCTQSFRDPCANRSLPLLSSSSAPSLNLSLSLSSTPSLSLLNLSCEEAEGQRSPIIEFWEHKVLRLSGGLEEPGRVNGEMTLCLLATWVIVYFCIWKGVKSTGKVVYFTALFPYLVLVVLLAHGVTLPGALDGIVYYLRPDWSKLAEPQVWIDAGTQIFFSYAIGLGALTALGSYNRFHNNCYQDAYVLALINSGTSFFSGFVVFSVLGFMAAEQGVDIARVAESGPGLAFIAYPKAVTLMPMAPLWAALFFFMLLVLGLDSQFVGVEGFITGVMDMLPDSLAGSVRREVVVAICCLTCFIIDLSMVTEGGMYVFQLFDYYSASGITLLWQAFWECVVVAWVYGADRFMDDIARMIGYRPLPFMKWCWAYITPCLCVGIFLFHVVNYQPLSFGTAYVYPRWGEALGWALALASMLCIPVSVAYKLLRCKGSFTERWQHLTAPVWGRHHVEYLASESEAKLLPPQGQDKTTLLFESVI